The following proteins are co-located in the Oscillospiraceae bacterium genome:
- the spoIIIAC gene encoding stage III sporulation protein AC produces MQVDLIFRIAAIGILVSVLHLLLKHSGREEQAMVTTIAGLVVVLMMVLNEINTLFESVRTMFGF; encoded by the coding sequence ATGCAAGTTGATTTGATCTTTCGCATCGCCGCCATCGGCATACTCGTGTCGGTGCTGCACTTGTTGCTCAAACATTCGGGACGCGAAGAACAGGCGATGGTGACGACTATTGCAGGGCTTGTTGTTGTGTTGATGATGGTGCTGAATGAAATCAATACATTGTTTGAGTCGGTGCGAACGATGTTTGGTTTTTGA
- a CDS encoding stage III sporulation protein AD yields MEELMRIATLAVLGLAMTLLLKRDVPPLALIVTIALIIAILMMAINTLGQVNAFIMRAAEVAELNGDILVPLMKTVAIAVIVRVFASLCRDACETAIAAAVEIAGAAIALVLLLPLFNAVLELTVHLL; encoded by the coding sequence ATGGAAGAGCTGATGAGAATTGCGACGCTTGCTGTTCTGGGATTGGCCATGACGCTGTTGTTGAAGCGCGATGTACCGCCGTTGGCACTAATTGTAACGATTGCGCTAATTATTGCAATATTGATGATGGCAATTAACACGTTGGGGCAGGTCAATGCATTCATCATGCGCGCCGCTGAAGTGGCGGAACTGAATGGTGATATTCTTGTGCCGTTAATGAAAACGGTGGCAATTGCTGTTATTGTGCGTGTATTTGCTTCACTTTGCCGTGATGCGTGTGAGACGGCAATTGCAGCCGCCGTAGAAATCGCGGGTGCGGCGATTGCGCTGGTGTTACTGTTGCCATTGTTTAACGCGGTGCTGGAACTGACGGTGCATTTACTATGA
- a CDS encoding stage III sporulation protein AE has translation MKILLMILLALLVMALSGYAYEDTVPQDIVDAVGVEDIVHALPGEAADLMHGMTPYNARNWQATFNNLIGQAGREAGGALRTALLGLLVIVAILLICGMVDGLREGEDVNGHDFVQTGGALAIGVTALMQVNGLLQLGSRMIEQLTTFSNVLIPTMTTVAIVSGQPGAALAKQSAAVLFGGILMNVIQGVLIPLLYGYIALSVAHAAVGHDTLGKIAQLLKWIASRLLIILMTLYTLFLSLSGVLAGATDNLALRGTKAAINVVPVVGGIISGAADSVMAGATLVRASIGVFGLLAMVALVLTPFIQMSMSYLVFKVGAAVAPVMSRSKLNTLVADIGAAFGLLLGMVGAAFFINFISVLALMMGVRL, from the coding sequence ATGAAAATATTGTTGATGATATTGTTGGCATTGCTTGTTATGGCGCTGAGCGGCTATGCTTATGAAGACACCGTGCCGCAAGATATCGTTGATGCAGTGGGCGTTGAAGATATTGTTCACGCATTGCCTGGCGAAGCGGCTGACCTAATGCACGGTATGACGCCGTATAATGCAAGAAATTGGCAGGCTACATTTAATAACCTTATCGGGCAAGCAGGACGCGAGGCCGGTGGCGCGTTACGGACGGCGTTGTTGGGATTGCTTGTGATAGTTGCGATTTTGCTCATTTGCGGCATGGTGGATGGGCTGCGTGAGGGTGAGGATGTCAATGGGCATGACTTTGTGCAGACCGGAGGTGCGTTGGCGATTGGCGTGACGGCATTGATGCAGGTCAATGGGCTGTTGCAGCTAGGCAGCCGAATGATTGAGCAGTTGACGACATTTTCTAACGTATTGATTCCCACGATGACAACAGTCGCTATCGTGAGCGGGCAACCGGGGGCGGCACTTGCCAAGCAGTCCGCGGCAGTGCTTTTTGGCGGAATATTGATGAATGTGATTCAGGGTGTGTTGATTCCGCTGTTATATGGTTATATCGCGCTGTCTGTCGCGCATGCGGCGGTTGGGCATGATACGCTTGGCAAGATAGCACAATTGTTGAAATGGATAGCCTCGCGACTACTTATCATCTTGATGACGCTGTATACGCTGTTCCTGAGTTTGTCAGGAGTATTGGCGGGCGCAACTGATAATTTAGCGCTGCGTGGCACGAAAGCGGCAATTAATGTCGTGCCGGTAGTAGGCGGAATTATCTCAGGCGCGGCCGATAGTGTGATGGCAGGCGCGACGCTGGTACGGGCGTCAATTGGCGTGTTTGGTTTGCTGGCGATGGTTGCGTTGGTGTTGACGCCGTTTATTCAGATGTCGATGTCATATCTTGTATTCAAAGTTGGCGCGGCGGTTGCGCCTGTGATGAGCAGATCAAAGCTCAATACATTGGTTGCTGATATTGGCGCGGCATTTGGGCTGTTATTGGGTATGGTGGGCGCAGCGTTCTTTATCAACTTCATTTCGGTATTGGCGTTAATGATGGGGGTGCGATTGTAG
- a CDS encoding stage III sporulation protein AF gives MVHDFIRNWVMSLTGTGIVVAVALALTPEGTIKKIVRLGASIILLLMVLRPIFHIVNMDWVFDTHMAVLTTEQGQEIALEAQKERIADRLSAYISAMGTGLDVDVNVVVEQGMLTIDSVEINYPRNMPITDIESITRRIVEGYGLPAYRQNWRKR, from the coding sequence ATGGTGCATGATTTCATCAGAAACTGGGTCATGAGCTTGACGGGTACGGGAATTGTTGTTGCTGTAGCGTTGGCGTTAACGCCGGAGGGGACGATTAAGAAGATTGTGCGGTTGGGAGCAAGTATAATTTTATTGCTTATGGTGCTACGGCCGATTTTTCATATTGTCAATATGGATTGGGTGTTTGACACCCATATGGCCGTGTTGACGACTGAGCAAGGACAGGAAATTGCGTTAGAGGCACAAAAAGAGCGCATAGCTGACCGGCTGTCCGCATATATATCTGCCATGGGAACGGGGTTGGACGTTGACGTCAATGTGGTCGTTGAGCAGGGGATGCTGACTATTGATAGTGTAGAAATCAATTATCCGCGAAATATGCCCATTACGGACATTGAAAGCATTACTCGTAGAATTGTCGAAGGCTATGGACTGCCTGCGTACAGGCAAAATTGGAGGAAGAGATGA
- a CDS encoding SpoIIIAH-like family protein, whose translation MKIWQRNAVVAVVVLFVAISVYLSWSYNQELDINADVPVHAPLGGDESTPAGIGETLSTERQAYFAEARLTRQRARDSALAMLNEVNATPASTQEVRDKASEDIRVIAEYAMLEATIEGLIRAQGFADSVAYISESRLTIVVAAPEGGLTAVDVARIKNIALNETSYTIEQISIMEA comes from the coding sequence ATGAAAATCTGGCAGAGAAACGCAGTTGTAGCAGTGGTCGTGTTGTTTGTAGCCATCTCGGTGTACTTAAGTTGGTCGTACAACCAAGAGCTTGACATCAATGCTGATGTGCCCGTCCACGCGCCGCTGGGAGGCGATGAAAGCACGCCGGCAGGAATAGGTGAAACACTGTCGACCGAGCGTCAAGCATATTTTGCCGAGGCTAGGCTGACGCGACAACGAGCACGTGACAGCGCATTAGCGATGCTTAACGAAGTAAACGCGACACCGGCATCAACGCAGGAAGTGCGTGACAAGGCAAGTGAAGATATTCGTGTCATTGCTGAATATGCTATGTTAGAAGCCACCATTGAGGGATTAATTCGTGCCCAAGGTTTTGCAGATAGTGTAGCTTACATCAGCGAGTCGCGATTGACAATCGTTGTCGCTGCACCCGAGGGTGGATTGACGGCAGTTGACGTGGCGAGAATTAAGAATATCGCATTGAATGAGACGTCGTATACTATTGAGCAAATAAGCATTATGGAGGCATAG
- a CDS encoding Asp23/Gls24 family envelope stress response protein has protein sequence MSEYSKDLGVVHISHDVIASIAAIAASEVEGVHSLSTGARADLRGKRNIAKGVKITIENGNVTCYLFILVKRDCPILDVSKAVQENVKSHIESMTGLHVAAVNVNVAGVAFGKTERKA, from the coding sequence ATGAGTGAATATAGCAAAGATTTGGGCGTTGTCCATATCTCCCATGATGTGATAGCCTCGATTGCGGCGATTGCGGCATCGGAAGTCGAGGGTGTGCATAGTTTATCCACGGGCGCCCGGGCTGACTTGCGCGGTAAGCGAAATATTGCCAAAGGCGTGAAAATTACAATTGAAAATGGCAATGTGACCTGCTATCTATTTATCCTTGTCAAGCGTGATTGTCCGATTTTGGATGTATCAAAGGCTGTACAGGAAAATGTCAAATCGCATATCGAGTCGATGACGGGGCTGCACGTAGCGGCAGTCAATGTGAATGTTGCCGGCGTGGCGTTTGGCAAAACGGAACGCAAGGCATGA
- the nusB gene encoding transcription antitermination factor NusB, with protein MTRKQAREAAFHALFALTFSPEANQKEIIDLLSPIAQAAWRDECDIYNNPAHEEAEYIEAAVLGVTASAAALDASIEQHAKGWAMGRISRVARTLMRMAIFEPTAIDGVTQATAINEAVKLCKRYDSEEAAAFINGVLGSIARSDEGEKA; from the coding sequence ATGACCCGTAAGCAAGCTCGCGAGGCGGCGTTTCACGCGTTGTTTGCCTTGACATTTTCGCCGGAGGCAAATCAAAAAGAAATTATTGACTTGCTCTCGCCCATCGCGCAAGCCGCATGGCGCGATGAATGCGACATTTACAACAATCCAGCGCACGAAGAAGCTGAATACATCGAAGCCGCGGTGCTTGGCGTGACTGCCAGTGCTGCGGCTCTTGATGCGTCTATTGAGCAACACGCCAAAGGCTGGGCAATGGGACGTATTAGCCGCGTGGCACGGACGTTGATGCGTATGGCAATTTTTGAGCCTACTGCGATTGACGGTGTGACGCAGGCCACGGCAATCAACGAAGCTGTTAAGTTGTGCAAGCGCTACGACAGTGAAGAGGCGGCAGCGTTCATTAATGGTGTGTTGGGTTCGATTGCGCGCAGTGATGAGGGTGAAAAAGCATGA
- the xseA gene encoding exodeoxyribonuclease VII large subunit: MMPITVTELNEYVKSLLERDDVLQNVLVRGELSNYKIYGSGHHYFSLKDADSAIRCVMFKGQASKLKFAPKDGMRALLTGRVSVYPRDGAYQLYVNEVIPDGVGDLALAFEQLKEKLHSEGLFDTRHKKSLPRMPRKVALVTSPTGAVVHDMMQILKRRYPLCKVLICPVRVQGVEAPGEIVTMIETLNRLRAVDLMIVGRGGGSLEDLWAFNDERVARAIFASDIPVVSAVGHEPDMTIADFVADVRASTPSHAAEIVTPDRLELRDGLQAQLSRMGLALRRRLGRERERMIFLAERRVLRESAHYVQDRRLQLDRLSSHIQSQLERRIAEAKSQTTAYAGRLDALSPLRVLDRGYAIAQDGEGRAVRSVKKVNVGDTLSLRLRDGELAANITEVKKQ; the protein is encoded by the coding sequence ATGATGCCTATCACGGTCACGGAGTTAAATGAATACGTCAAGTCATTGCTTGAACGTGATGACGTTTTGCAAAATGTGTTGGTGCGCGGCGAGCTGTCGAACTACAAAATTTACGGCTCGGGGCATCATTATTTTTCTCTGAAAGATGCCGACTCAGCTATCCGTTGTGTCATGTTTAAGGGACAAGCCTCTAAACTGAAATTTGCACCCAAAGACGGTATGCGGGCATTGTTGACAGGGCGTGTGTCGGTGTATCCGCGCGATGGCGCATACCAGTTGTACGTCAATGAGGTGATTCCCGACGGCGTTGGCGATTTGGCGCTGGCGTTTGAACAGTTGAAAGAAAAATTGCACAGCGAGGGGTTGTTTGATACGCGGCATAAAAAATCATTGCCGCGTATGCCGCGCAAGGTGGCACTCGTGACATCACCGACAGGGGCTGTCGTGCACGATATGATGCAGATTTTAAAGCGGCGGTATCCGCTTTGTAAGGTGTTGATTTGCCCTGTGCGTGTGCAAGGTGTGGAGGCACCGGGCGAAATTGTTACCATGATTGAAACACTCAATCGCTTGCGGGCAGTCGATTTAATGATTGTCGGGCGTGGCGGGGGCAGTTTGGAAGATTTATGGGCGTTCAATGATGAGCGCGTGGCGCGAGCGATTTTTGCGTCAGACATCCCTGTGGTGTCGGCGGTAGGGCATGAGCCGGACATGACGATTGCCGACTTTGTCGCTGATGTGCGGGCAAGCACGCCGTCACACGCGGCGGAGATTGTTACGCCGGATAGGTTGGAGTTGCGCGACGGTTTGCAAGCGCAGTTGTCGCGCATGGGTTTGGCGTTGCGGCGGCGGTTGGGGCGTGAACGGGAGCGGATGATATTTTTGGCCGAGCGGCGCGTGTTGCGCGAATCGGCGCATTATGTGCAGGACAGGCGGTTGCAGTTGGACAGGCTGTCAAGTCATATACAATCACAGCTTGAACGGCGCATTGCCGAAGCCAAAAGCCAAACGACGGCTTATGCGGGCAGGCTCGATGCGTTGAGCCCGTTGCGGGTGCTGGACCGCGGGTATGCCATTGCGCAAGACGGTGAGGGCAGGGCGGTGCGGTCGGTAAAGAAAGTAAACGTGGGCGATACGCTGTCGCTACGGTTGCGCGACGGCGAATTGGCGGCGAATATTACAGAGGTGAAGAAGCAATGA
- the xseB gene encoding exodeoxyribonuclease VII small subunit: protein MSKKKTSYEENVKRLEEITVSLEKGDLPLDESLKLFEEGTKLVRESTKMLDEAEQKVFMLVQNEDGEYEAAENE from the coding sequence ATGAGCAAGAAAAAGACGTCTTACGAAGAAAATGTCAAACGCTTAGAGGAAATCACTGTTTCTCTGGAAAAGGGTGATTTGCCGCTGGATGAGTCGTTGAAATTGTTTGAGGAGGGCACTAAACTGGTGCGTGAATCGACGAAAATGCTTGATGAGGCGGAGCAGAAAGTCTTTATGCTGGTGCAGAATGAGGACGGCGAATACGAGGCTGCGGAGAATGAGTAG